tttttttcaacgatcgaaaccatctattttttaaatctatattcatagatcttccttgaaaaaaattagacaaatcggaaactgtTTTGATATCCAATTATgttctacaaaatcaatgaacacagtgctttaagaaagtactaaaatttcaataattcaattgagtggtcaaatgatatcggattcaagtgattttttgtagagataatctttgaatgagtatctacaaaagagacggtttggattaatgaaatacaatacagagtgggccctacaatggaaaattaaacccttttatttttccctaGATAGGTTGCTTGGCCTCATATGTTGCAGAGGCAGCATTTATGTAATTTGACTTTCATTCTGATGTAGGATACATATTTTGTTTCTGTATCCTGCATTGTTTCTATTTATACAAATGGCCATTGATCATCTACTGGAGTTAGACGATATCAATAAGACATTGGGTGCCATATCATCTAGTATTGTCCATGTGAAAACTTTACGTTAGTTTCTACTTCAATCTGTAGGGTGAGAATTATGTAGTTAATCTGGAGGCTTAAGTTAAAACATAGCTATCTATGTTGACACCAAAGAGGTTTGTGGTGTTTTCATAAAACCCTTTTAGGTTTCATAAATTACACTAACCACTTGAGGTTTTGTTTTCACATAAcccctttcttttattttccgttgaaaaaattgatgatttctttaaaataaaaataaaaaattcttcaaatgAGGTTAACATTGTCGTTGGAGGAaaattgttctttttttttttgtttttttttttttcgtggTCAAATTAACGGgaggggttttgtgaaaataatttgaaacatCAGGAGATGTTTGTGTAATTTCTTAAACTTGAAGGGAGTTTGTGGAAACCCCAATAACCTCAAGGtttgttagtgtaaataactcttaAAACATATGTATCTAGTAATCTTCTTGTTGTGACATAGGCCAAAGCAGCTTTTTATTTGGTTCTGAACCTCTAATGTCTCCAATATTACAATATATGTGCTGCTCGTCCTGCTTTGGTTGGTTCTTTAGGAAATCCATTGGTTTATTTTATAAGCGCTGGAAGCTTTTCTTTATCTTAGAAACCCTAGCATATGGTCTTcctgctttttcttctttagcCAAGTCTCTTCACCTCTTTCTGCTCATTTCCCCCAATGTGGCCTTCATCAGTGAAGCATCTTGGCTTTCCTTTGTCTCTAAAAAGGTGTGCATTAAATTCTGTAGcattaatcaaatcaaataaatatagcgatttttaaaaaattgttgaACAATAACATCATGGATGAACCATAGATTAAACTGTTGGAGAGTACTTCATAGGCCATATCCGAGGCCTCTAGGTCTAGGCAGTCATTTATCTTGTGGTTTTGTGCATGGGCTACATCGACATCAACACCACTATGAAAGATTTGTTCTCAGACACAATGTATTCTTATTATAAACCCATATTTACAATAAAGTGTTGTGTTTCAAGTTCtttacaaaaatttatcttCCTAAAATTTATCTCCCAAGTTGTTACATAGAGCAGAACTAATAAGttagtcccacattggaagtTTAGAAAGAACTTGTAACAAGTCTTGGTCATCCTTGgaactaaaaatataaaaaaagttgaaagtGGGGTATAGCTCAGTTGGTTGAGTTCTTCTCCTTCCACCTATGTTGCAGACATTCGAAACCCCAGACacccaatgaatatttgtgtaaacgTCCCTCCTCCAATCaattgtactaaaaaaaataaaaattaaagtcTTGGCCATCCTTTGAGTACAAATTGGATTGGGCCATGCGCTGGCTCATGTGTGGGCTTATGGTTTACATTCTCAAAGGAACATAGCATCTTTCAAGTTAATCATAACCAATAGTTTTTTACCCATTTGTCATGGAAAATGACAAGGGGAGGCAAGAGCTgctactattcacatgaatagtaccAATCCTTGCAAAAGGCAAACTGTGTTTCCACCAATTGTCATGGCaaatggcaattactattcactttaatttttttatacataaacTATTAATTCTGATAGGGTTTAGGTTTAGTGTTTTTGTGTGGGAAGTAAAGAATATAGCTAGATATTTATTTTCGAAATGTTTTTCATGACCTTATTGAAATCcgaacagaaaaaaaattataatttttgagCAATTCCTAATTAAATCCTAAGGGATATGAATAAATGTAAGTACAATTATTGGACTAATTTAATtcgttatttttaaaataaaaatctgaattttttggtttttgttccttttttttttttttttttcaatttgtaattattttaattggcTGCTAACGTCATTATGACGTCAGGATTACATCAATTGTCCAGACAGCAGCACAGGATGGATTTGCCTATGGGCTTGCCCTAGTTGGTAGGCTACACGCCTTACCCGGACTCGCCCTTGCGCCCTGGAGCCGTCACCTGGGCCTAGGTCCTCTTCTGCCTAGGCTTCCCCTTGCCGTTGAAAGTGCTCTTAACACAAGTGTAAGGTGGTGATGCGCTATTATGCTAAATAATTGAAAGATTAAAGGGCCTTAAATGAGCTAAAAGATTGTGACACAACATTTAGGTAAGTTGGGAGATAAAGGTCGGTTATCTAGCATTTGAAATAATTGTCCTATTGGAATTTGGATGTAATAAAGACTCATATTTTCGTTTATTGGGAGTCCATAATTAATGGTGCACCTCATGTTTGGTTGGCCACTACGAACCACAGCGTACCGCTTTATGATGGATATATATAAGCTATTCATTCTactttaagaaaagaaaaaaaaaatcaacgaAGTCCATCCGAGTGAAAAAATGGTCTTAACTTACAAATTAGTAATCTCATATTCGAATTTTCATGATATATTGATAATGTGTATGTAAGAAATCCCCTTATCTTTTTGTAGTTTTAACTATCTTTTGTATTAAAAAGGAAACCAGAGTTTGTAATTTCATTTCctgggttttatttttcatcgttattattcatttttttatgaattattgtGAAACTAAGGGACCACAATAGGAAGGTGgggttttgtgattttttgttgtgtcTGTAAAGGCACGGCATGACAGTCAAACCCTTCTATATGTCCTGTGAAAACTTAGCTTTTCAATTTGCATGGTAGGCTTGGAAGCCATAGGATCACAGCTTCTCACACCGAAAGGTGAATATGGTCACATGTTTTGCCCTCATTTTCCCCCAAAAGTAGGGTTTTTGAGGCAACCATTTACCTCATTTGGTTGCATGACTTTCGTGACGCAAATCCCATTTACTTATATGGCTATTATTCCTTTCCCCTATATCTCTAGCTAATTGTTTTCTTCCAagttcataattaattaacataaatACTACACACTCAAACATAGAACAAAAAGATTGGTAAAACTTTTAATTcatctgtctgtctgtctctctctctctctctcataactTATGACTTCCAAACTTGAAAAACAGTCTACATGCCATCCTAGATGTCAATATACTTactcaataattaattacctTTGTACATGTGTATGTCCTTAGGCAAGCAATATTTTAGCACCAGCCTCCAGCTACCATGAAGGGCCCCCaataaatgagttttttaaaattataaatacatTCTACTTTCCATTTAAAATATAGGATTTAAAActcaatttttgttattgttggACTGCATCCTAATAAAATTGGTTTGCACGAAGGCTGACAATTAGCATAGTTAATCAGCTGATTATTTAGCCCATTGAATTTTACACTAGGGAGAAATGATGATCAACTTCCTTAATCCATtcagaaagagaagaaaagaaaaaaaggttacAATTATCAGAGCATAGAGATTCCAGACTTGTTGAAACCTCAGCACAAAAGAGACCAATAAACAGCCttctttgttggtttttgttttgttttaggtAGCTCAAACCGAGGACATCGGAGACAATTCCAACATCTGATCATCGTCTACTTGTCCAGCACTTTCATCCAAAAGCCACTTCTCAAGAAATGATAATGGAGGAGCACTTGTACTGCTCTCACATCTAATAATTTGCTTGTTCTTCTGATCATCTTCATGAATTATTTCGCCATCATTTGCAACCCTACCACATCGAGGGTTCAACTTATTATCAGACTGAGTAGAATCACAAGTGGACCTGTCCCATGAAGCAACATTGTTCAAGTTCTCATACGACAAAATCGAATCCAACTCTTCGTTACGAGATAGTAGATTTCCAGCAGGTGTTTCTTGATCCTGAAGATCATCAGGTGCATTGAGTTTGAGGTGGTTAGTGTTAGACAGCATCTTCGGGGTTGGGGAGGATCTCATCCAACCTTCCAGGAGTCGCGAAATGTTTGCGGTGCTCGAGGCATATGTGGAGGATTGGTTGTTCTTCAGAGTAACTGAGGAGGCATGACTTGCCATATTATCTAAGCTCCCTTCACTCAAACTCCTCCTTGATACAATATTTAACTGATGACTGGTACTTGTGGTTGAGTCTGATGCCATGTGAGGGTCTAGAGCTGATTGAAATttcttcagcttcttcttcaagtggGTGTTCCAGTAGTTCTTTATGTCATTGTCTGTTCTCTGTGGGAGGTAGGAAGCTATGGCTGCCCATCTGTTTAAACCAAtgatatattaattaaattcacCAAATTAATTCACACCTATAGGAATTAATACTACACACagacaatttttattttaaaaaaaagttcataatatatagaaaagaaataatattaatCAGTAAGTTTTGAAGATGAATTACTTGTTACCCAGTAAAGCTTGCAAATGAATGATCATCCCTTCTTCATGAGGTGTGAAGTTCCCTCTCTTGATTCCAGGTCTGAGGTAGTTAGTCCATCTGAGCCTGCAACTTTTGCTGCACCTCAACAACCCTATATATTTTGCAgcaaaattaaacaagaaacCACCAAATATTAATCCATGACCATATTGGATTTATGAgaaatacaaattaattaaataaaattagtaattcaagcTGTTGCTTAATTACCAGTGTTTGTGGGAACTGATCTCCAATTGCCCGGACCGTGTTCTTGGATGTAAGAAACAAGGATGATGTCCTCCTCAGGGGTCCATGGACCCTTCTTGATGCCAACCTTCTCACAGCAAGGAGGCCTTCccatgtctctctctctctctctctctctctctctctctctctctctctctctctcttctgccTTCTCTTCCAATCCAAAATGACCTCGCACTTAATTTCAAATAGTGTTATGAGCATGTGAGGGCTTTATATACATGGTCTCTTAAAGGGAAGGAACTTTTTCTCACACCTATTGATCATCTACCTCGCTGAGTCATCTGGACTTTTTATTAACTCTAACCTTAATAATATTGTCAATCTTTCTCTAGAAACCAAAGTCTGAAAGGGATCAATGGAAGTCGATCGAATATCTTtccatctttctctcttctacATCGATCGTCACGTGCCACTTCGGCACATCACCAGAAATAGAACTTCACATTCGTGCCCCTTATTTCTCTTCTTGTGAACCTCCTATTTGTGGCTAACATGATTGTTTTAGGTGGCTAATGATCTTTTGTTTATATGAAAAACACACTAGATCATTAAATGAATTCCTTAAGAATGCTTTCCCAATAGTACACAGCTAAAATGACTTTCTACCCACtgcaaaaaaatattttaaaatcatatttttatctcCATAGACCCTCGTAATTCCATAGATATCCCTAATTAAGCatcttcactttctttttctttttatttatttatttattttattacaatatCAGATTGTGTACCTAATAATACATGCCTTTTCTCGTCATTAAAATTTAGTCGTTCggttaaatttgattttagtaCTTTCATTAATACACTGTTTTGAATTTGTACCTAGGTATAAAGATGTACCtgtaatcatatatatatatatataggagtaGTTATACCACGATTctgcctgaaaggtaattggtATCCAATAGATTTATCCTCTAAATTCACAAGTgtagtaggagtagttacctcaaggatattctcaaGAGATTGGTatgttggtactgttgagttagaggggggtcttcatcttgttgttctgtattgtctgtaggtgtgggactcggatcagaaatatcttcgcaGGGATCAGGTGGGTTaggcaattgatcgctatgaatggTCGATTGATCGCTTTTcgacagagagtaatctcATACTCCAGACTTGGGACAATCAATCATTTCTGAACAGAGGAGAATTTCTTCGTTTTCCAAGTTTCTCCAATTTTGCTCTTCACTTtgtatctccccctgaagcgTAGAATTagatgatgggtcatggaagaacagctcagattccaaaaaggtcacatccaaagtgacataggtacGTCAGGTGGAGGGGgataacagcggtagcctttTTGACAAGcggcataacccacaaaaacacaacgaagcgcacagggatcaagtttgctatgttgatttttgtggagatgaatgAAAGCCACACATCTAAAGATTCGAGGTGTGAGTATCAAAACAGAGGGCAGAGGTCTGTGTTGCGCAAGCACTTGTAAGGGAGCTTTAAAATACACCAAaaggcatgcggttgatcagGTGAACTGCAGTGACAATAGCATTatcccagtgatggcgaggaacatgagcaCCAATCAAAAGTTCtcgggcggtttcaagaagatgtcgattctttcgttcaaTAACACCATTTTGCTGCGGTGTCTGAGGATaagtcgtctcatggataattccatgttgttggaagtaagtctaAAAGTCATGATcgacaaattctccaccattgtctgagcgaataatctggatttgagcattaaactaagttttcatctgtttgtggaaggactgaaaacgggaaaacacttcatttttattcttcagcaaataaaggcatgtcatccgtgtacaatcattTATGAATGTGAAAAACCACCGAAGACTAGAATGAGCAGTGATAGGTAAACGTCCccagacatcagagtgaattaacgtaaacggagtagtacacttgttcgtactcaacggATAGGGCACACtgtgactcttggccaaaataaaactatcacatgtgaagtcggagtccttgaaacctgagaataaatctggtataagatgctttAAATAACTAAAAGATGGATGTCCAaatcgacggtgccacaaccagatttgcttttgtttgttatCAAAGGGATGCGTCACACTGTTAGCCATGTTGGGACTGAAGTCATCtacataatatagcccccatctcttagtaccacgaccaagaatctccttagtgtgaatatcaGTGCCAGCCCTTGTCACGGGATAAGTAACTCTATTGG
Above is a genomic segment from Prunus dulcis chromosome 7, ALMONDv2, whole genome shotgun sequence containing:
- the LOC117634651 gene encoding transcription factor MYB60, yielding MGRPPCCEKVGIKKGPWTPEEDIILVSYIQEHGPGNWRSVPTNTGLLRCSKSCRLRWTNYLRPGIKRGNFTPHEEGMIIHLQALLGNKWAAIASYLPQRTDNDIKNYWNTHLKKKLKKFQSALDPHMASDSTTSTSHQLNIVSRRSLSEGSLDNMASHASSVTLKNNQSSTYASSTANISRLLEGWMRSSPTPKMLSNTNHLKLNAPDDLQDQETPAGNLLSRNEELDSILSYENLNNVASWDRSTCDSTQSDNKLNPRCGRVANDGEIIHEDDQKNKQIIRCESSTSAPPLSFLEKWLLDESAGQVDDDQMLELSPMSSV